The Oleispira antarctica RB-8 genome contains the following window.
ACATAGCTAAATAATAGGCGCTATTCTAGCGTATTGGCTCTAGGGTATCGAGAGCTGAATGTTTATATCGTGTGAGATATCGTACAATATGGATTGCCTAGATGATTAGAGAAATATTGTAAAAAATATGGTGTATAGAGAGAACATAGCAAGCTATGAACAAGTAGAGTTGGCTTTGCAGTCTTTGCAGCAAGAGATGCACCGTTCAGGTCACTGGTCTGAATTGGGTATAAGTGTAGAGGCACTGGCTAGTGAGCAACCATTTTGTTTGGATGCAATGAATTTTAGTCAGTGGCTACAGTTTGTATTTATTCCTAATATGCAGGCACTGATTGATGCTAAGCAGATATTGCCTAGTTTAACGAAAGGCCAAGGCATTGAGCCGATGGCGAGTGAATTTTATAAAAACACAACGGCGGACCAGGCAGTTATTACGGTGATTCGTCAACTTGATGATTTATTACAGGATTAAAGGTTTAGATATGGCATTTATACTAGCGGCATTAGGCGGTATTGTTTTAGGCGGTGGTCTAGCTGCATGGGTTCTTTCAAACCGCTGGAATCAACAAGTAGAAGTGGTGAAAGAGGCTTTAAGCGATTTAGCGGATAAGCACCAAGCAGAGCAGCAACAAAACAAAGAGCTTAAACAGGAATTAGCCGATACACGTTATCAGTTAGGGGAAGCTAAAAAAGATTTAGCCGCTCGCTAAGCAATGACACAAATAGAAAAACCGCTATAAAAATCTATAGCGGTTGCTGGATGTTTACTTGGCTAAGTAAACGTCTAGCTCTTTACTGCCACCAATGTGTTGGCCGTTAATAAAGATCTGAGGTACTGTTTCTTTACCTGATATTGCACGCAAAGAGGTAAGACTTGCATCTTTACCGAGTGATATTTCTTCGTATGCCATTCCCGCAGCATTCAAGTCTTCTTTCGCTTTAGCGCAGAAAGGACAACCCGGCTTGCTAATAACGCAAACAGATTCTGGGGCTTTTGCATCAGCGTTGATGTAACCAAGCATAGTATCAGCATCCGATACTTCAAAAGGGTCGCCTGGCTTTTGTGGCTCAATAAACATTTGGTCGATAACACCATCTTTTACCAACATACTGTAGCGCCAGCTACGCTTGCCAAATCCTATATCAGATTTATCAACTAGCATGCCCATGCCATCAGTGAATGCACCAGTGCCATCTGGAATTACACGAATATTACTGGCTTCTTGATCAGCTAACCATGCATTCATAACAAACGTATCGTTGACACTGATACAAACAATTTCATCGACGCCATTTGCTTTAAATACGCTAGCAAGCTCGTTATAACGAGGTAAATGTGTAGAAGAGCAGGTTGGAGTAAAAGCCCCCGGTAGTGAAAATACCGCAACAGTTTTGCCTTTGAAAACGTCATCAGTGGTAACGTTTACCCATTCATCGCCTTGGCGAGTTGGCCAAGTAACTTGTGGAACGGTCAAGCCAGTGCGGTCTGTTAATGTCGTCATTTTATTACCTCTGTTTGGGTTCATTGATGTGTTGTTTGTTTGACTGAGTTCAGTATGGACAATAATCTCTCTTTGGTAAAATGAATTGATTTAATCACCTTATTAGTTTTTGACTATCATGTTTTCGTAATCATAGTAAAAACTAATAATTCACTCAGCATCAATATAGATAGCGGCTTGTTACCGAAAGTTCCTGATACAGTATTTGAATTTTGCGCTGGCCTTGTGGATGATTTCGATAGAGGTATTTTAAAGCGAATAACGGTTGGTATAAATACGCTCTGCATAGCTCACGCCAATACTCAGGCTCTACTAAGTCGAGGGTAGTTTCGAATAAGGTTTTATAAACGCGCTTGAGCCAGCTTTCTTGTAATTGAGGATGATTGGTAAGACCCGCCTTACCCGCCATCTCTAAGCCAAGATCAATGTACTCATTTAGCTGGGCTTCTTGCAGTGGTGTCTGCTGCAGTGGCGATGGGCAGTGTCGGATAGTCTTTTCCAGTTGATGAAAACGATCCAGTTGTTCAGCTTGGCTTAATTGAATATTGCTTTCCGACATGAAAACTCCTGTATGCCCTTTTTATATTCTGAAGAATGAGAAAAGGGCTTAATCTTTAATGGTTTATTAAAGATAGTGAGAATCATTTCTATTTGCAAGTAATTAAATAAGAATAGTTCTTATTTAATGGTGTGA
Protein-coding sequences here:
- a CDS encoding Peroxiredoxin family protein/glutaredoxin, translating into MTTLTDRTGLTVPQVTWPTRQGDEWVNVTTDDVFKGKTVAVFSLPGAFTPTCSSTHLPRYNELASVFKANGVDEIVCISVNDTFVMNAWLADQEASNIRVIPDGTGAFTDGMGMLVDKSDIGFGKRSWRYSMLVKDGVIDQMFIEPQKPGDPFEVSDADTMLGYINADAKAPESVCVISKPGCPFCAKAKEDLNAAGMAYEEISLGKDASLTSLRAISGKETVPQIFINGQHIGGSKELDVYLAK